In the Haloplasma contractile SSD-17B genome, one interval contains:
- a CDS encoding immunoglobulin-like domain-containing protein, with the protein MKNIKLFMLITFVFVLISCEQSQTGSEVSSSSDPDVGLITAIEIEVFESEDDFDFTELVIGDTDIISSDALSYNLSTLNLDVVGDYTITVTYMLNGEKVTEDVTITVVDRVNPVISGLENQTVTVGSDFNLEDGVTATDNYDGDLTLELVVDDHGGVDLLTAGEYAVTYTVTDSSGNQTVENISITVIEPPEFQGLVDLTFEVGTVGSTIDWFDGVTCTQFNGDAINLTGSSVDYSVVNFDIAGEYEVEYTVTDENGVTTTATRTVTIIERQTYSIEFVDQLVYLRTDHDSLKLFDYNDFIHAIKDAEGNAVELDDTGNKLEINGYVDPTRKDEYDVTYRLRDQNDNIVYEDTKTITVVEQLYYIYDIDDDENPRNEIITASEHTGENFDYSSLYEIYDYNGVRLTDLSQFIIEYEEINFAKPGDQTITIYLYDLNHELIDKTYVNVMINAMFTINFKENRLSSSTSTLDLYALIESISDSDGNVIPLNQTNTYYGYPVIQLTDTLMLIALDVTDEYYDERMLSPDYDPNRMIGYMIFNTSFDNIYHTEFLDFYLSEYKINIKENLRVNPNDSTFDPLYLIEGITDLNGNALTIGTDVFIETIHDVDVTTEGSYKITYELYDSAHNYVLSHEIEVYVGADFSAYFNDPTVTTGEYTVDTFVPSIMISTLWDNGTNRRLTISETSIEYEGVVNFNETGDYLLKFYYVDDYGVRHALGEQVLKIVDESDIDLFDIQFKSPIIRVNTYESFTPSDYIKSITDSDGNELDLNHYTIEYEAGYNTIYGNINRTSPETFLLTYNIKDKNTYKVVYSESILVQVISPIIIELTDESRIIMTDSFSLHDLIDDLYDRNRTTVNLAELGYTMDIDVHSNITNGGNSLVTFILYDDTGNPVVSTRESFNFYQEYEVNFSTNPIKIPVNTSAPELASYVSSIKDNINNRYLQYGVDYEIEVIGNPDFTTIGTYDLKFVVKDLDGVVLTEERRSLYVYDSNYVVPNSVTVEIESPIYVTPDQYDAFDLNNYVIGFYDENGNELDANLFDILKRDFEFEDIYMMTTSAEVVYFVERSNILGSATVTIYPQD; encoded by the coding sequence ATGAAAAACATAAAATTATTTATGCTGATTACCTTTGTATTTGTTTTAATTTCGTGTGAGCAGTCTCAAACCGGAAGTGAAGTTAGTAGTAGCAGTGATCCTGATGTAGGACTAATAACCGCTATTGAGATTGAAGTATTCGAATCAGAAGACGATTTTGATTTTACTGAACTAGTTATAGGCGATACAGATATTATTAGCAGTGATGCCCTGTCCTATAATTTATCAACTTTGAACTTAGATGTAGTTGGTGATTATACAATCACAGTCACTTATATGCTTAATGGTGAAAAAGTAACTGAAGATGTAACGATAACTGTTGTAGATCGTGTGAATCCTGTTATTAGTGGTCTAGAAAATCAAACAGTAACGGTTGGATCTGATTTTAACCTAGAAGATGGTGTTACTGCGACGGACAATTACGATGGAGATTTAACACTTGAACTTGTTGTGGATGATCATGGAGGGGTTGACCTATTGACAGCAGGCGAGTATGCAGTGACCTATACCGTAACCGATAGCAGCGGGAATCAAACTGTAGAAAATATATCCATTACTGTAATAGAACCACCTGAATTTCAGGGACTAGTTGATTTAACGTTTGAGGTAGGAACAGTTGGAAGTACAATTGACTGGTTTGATGGTGTAACCTGTACACAGTTCAATGGGGACGCGATTAATCTGACAGGTAGTAGTGTCGATTATTCAGTTGTAAATTTTGATATAGCTGGTGAATATGAAGTTGAATACACAGTTACAGATGAGAACGGCGTTACAACTACTGCTACAAGAACCGTTACAATCATTGAGAGACAAACGTATTCAATAGAATTTGTTGATCAATTAGTGTATTTAAGAACAGATCATGATTCATTAAAACTATTTGATTATAACGATTTCATACATGCTATAAAGGATGCAGAGGGGAATGCAGTCGAATTAGATGATACTGGCAATAAACTTGAGATTAATGGATATGTAGACCCAACGCGTAAAGACGAATATGATGTAACGTATAGGTTACGAGACCAAAATGATAACATTGTTTATGAAGATACAAAGACAATTACAGTCGTTGAACAACTGTACTATATTTATGATATAGACGATGATGAAAACCCTCGAAACGAAATCATTACCGCTTCTGAACATACAGGTGAAAACTTCGATTATTCAAGTCTATATGAAATCTATGATTATAATGGAGTTAGACTAACGGATTTAAGCCAGTTTATTATTGAATATGAGGAAATTAACTTTGCTAAACCTGGGGATCAAACCATAACAATTTATTTATATGATTTAAATCATGAACTAATTGACAAAACATATGTTAATGTAATGATTAACGCTATGTTTACGATAAACTTTAAGGAAAACAGGCTGAGCTCCTCTACTAGTACGTTAGATTTATACGCATTAATTGAGAGCATAAGTGATTCAGATGGTAATGTAATACCACTCAATCAGACGAATACATATTATGGTTATCCGGTCATTCAGTTAACAGATACGCTTATGCTAATCGCGTTAGATGTTACAGATGAGTATTATGATGAACGCATGTTAAGTCCTGATTACGACCCAAATCGAATGATTGGTTATATGATTTTTAACACATCTTTTGATAATATCTACCACACAGAATTTCTAGACTTTTATTTATCAGAATATAAGATTAATATAAAAGAAAACTTAAGAGTAAATCCAAATGATTCAACCTTTGATCCGCTATACTTGATCGAGGGTATAACTGATTTAAATGGAAATGCGTTGACTATAGGAACAGATGTGTTCATTGAAACCATACATGATGTTGATGTAACAACTGAAGGTTCCTACAAAATTACCTATGAGCTATATGACAGCGCACATAACTATGTATTGTCGCACGAAATTGAGGTGTATGTAGGTGCTGATTTTAGTGCTTACTTTAATGATCCTACAGTAACAACAGGTGAATATACAGTAGACACATTCGTTCCATCAATAATGATCAGCACTCTATGGGATAACGGTACAAACAGAAGGTTGACAATTAGTGAAACTTCTATTGAGTATGAAGGCGTTGTTAACTTTAATGAAACAGGTGACTATTTACTCAAGTTCTACTATGTAGACGATTACGGTGTTAGACATGCGCTTGGTGAACAGGTTTTAAAAATAGTTGATGAATCAGACATTGATCTGTTTGATATTCAGTTTAAAAGTCCAATCATCAGGGTGAATACATATGAATCGTTTACCCCTTCAGATTATATAAAATCTATAACTGACTCAGATGGAAACGAGCTAGATTTGAATCACTATACGATAGAATATGAAGCGGGTTACAATACGATTTATGGTAATATAAATCGTACTTCACCTGAGACATTCTTACTAACATATAATATTAAAGATAAAAATACTTATAAAGTTGTATATAGTGAATCGATACTAGTACAGGTCATATCCCCGATAATAATTGAACTAACGGATGAGAGTCGTATCATAATGACTGATTCGTTTTCACTTCATGACTTGATCGATGATTTATATGATCGGAATCGAACTACAGTTAACTTAGCTGAATTAGGCTATACCATGGATATCGATGTACATAGTAATATAACCAATGGAGGAAATAGTTTAGTAACGTTTATACTATATGATGACACAGGTAACCCAGTAGTTAGCACGCGTGAAAGTTTTAACTTTTATCAGGAGTATGAAGTTAATTTTTCAACAAATCCAATAAAAATACCAGTTAATACATCGGCTCCTGAACTGGCATCGTATGTATCAAGTATAAAAGACAACATCAATAATCGATATTTACAATATGGAGTTGACTATGAAATCGAAGTAATTGGTAATCCGGACTTTACGACCATTGGGACCTACGACCTAAAATTTGTAGTAAAGGATTTAGATGGAGTAGTCTTAACCGAAGAGCGTAGATCGCTCTATGTATATGACTCAAATTACGTTGTACCAAACTCCGTTACAGTAGAAATTGAAAGTCCAATTTACGTTACACCAGATCAATATGATGCCTTTGATTTAAATAATTACGTTATAGGATTTTATGATGAAAATGGAAATGAGTTAGATGCCAATCTATTCGATATTTTAAAACGAGACTTTGAATTTGAGGATATTTATATGATGACTACTAGTGCTGAGGTTGTTTATTTTGTAGAGCGTAGCAACATTCTAGGATCGGCTACTGTAACAATCTATCCACAGGACTAA
- a CDS encoding S41 family peptidase: MSLIKRIIKVMIVVLIVWFVVLISRCSFINEYFNSENIIKSNELTAIDIAPEYEIESETLTTYEYRKHQDVSYVSISEFISFMEGGIVPLEIEQDDDTMIISYTYEVPSEYQEFYDESTYRYEMTLDAHQDTIHYNDFDMVSSLSGPMITEYETELTLSNIEVSNHDPSVKINLSDYDLDIVRDGDNYYIPLYLANLFFTGSNINVYEMNDSIYIIDGFSEFNELFSNFRKDTHFQAHEIRLHTKRYLNLYFDYFYGLKKEKGIESYKSQLDILDFEQAESFDAILERIDYFISQQDDLHTSFVSLGYMRHHFIPKDYLEDDSSKYDNAKTNYRCDERDAEVDAKYYEDLYVIEVNQFSLETKTLLKPFIDQINTYGIKNVVIDVSCNGGGNIVGVIELLSYMTDEEIEISYMNPVTDAKITEYYESTVPALTDKHFYVYTSAATFSAANLFASIVNDQELGMLIGEQSSGGAAAITYTVLPDGAIIVNSSNLLFTNKKGEAIEDGIPVDVTYTEPIHWEEWRALNIGD; encoded by the coding sequence ATGTCGTTAATTAAGAGAATTATAAAAGTAATGATTGTTGTTCTAATAGTCTGGTTTGTTGTTCTAATATCTAGGTGTTCGTTTATAAATGAATATTTTAATTCTGAAAATATAATAAAATCAAATGAGTTAACAGCAATCGATATTGCGCCAGAGTATGAGATTGAAAGTGAAACATTAACCACCTATGAATATAGAAAGCATCAAGATGTTTCTTATGTTTCTATATCTGAATTTATTTCATTTATGGAAGGCGGTATTGTCCCACTAGAAATCGAACAAGATGATGATACCATGATCATTTCCTATACGTATGAAGTGCCAAGTGAGTACCAGGAGTTCTATGATGAATCAACTTATCGATATGAGATGACATTAGATGCGCATCAGGATACCATCCATTATAATGACTTTGATATGGTTTCTTCACTATCGGGGCCGATGATAACGGAATACGAGACTGAACTAACACTTTCTAATATAGAGGTAAGCAATCATGATCCTTCGGTTAAAATTAATTTATCTGATTATGATTTAGATATTGTTAGAGACGGTGACAATTATTATATCCCTCTATATCTTGCAAACTTGTTTTTTACAGGGTCTAATATTAACGTATATGAAATGAACGATTCGATTTATATCATCGATGGATTTTCAGAATTCAATGAGCTTTTTTCTAATTTTCGAAAAGACACGCATTTTCAAGCACATGAAATCCGTTTGCATACAAAACGGTATCTCAATCTTTATTTTGATTACTTTTATGGTCTCAAAAAAGAAAAAGGAATTGAATCATACAAATCACAGTTAGACATACTTGACTTTGAACAGGCCGAGAGCTTTGACGCAATACTTGAACGAATCGATTATTTTATAAGTCAGCAAGATGATTTACATACGTCATTCGTTTCACTAGGGTATATGAGGCATCATTTTATACCGAAAGATTACCTAGAAGACGACTCTTCAAAATACGACAATGCAAAAACAAACTATAGGTGTGATGAGCGAGATGCTGAAGTCGATGCAAAGTATTATGAGGATTTATATGTGATTGAAGTTAATCAGTTCTCTCTTGAAACAAAGACACTACTAAAGCCTTTTATAGATCAAATCAATACATATGGCATTAAAAATGTGGTCATTGATGTCAGTTGTAATGGTGGTGGAAATATCGTGGGTGTAATCGAGTTACTCAGTTACATGACGGATGAGGAGATTGAAATATCTTACATGAATCCGGTAACAGATGCCAAAATAACCGAATATTATGAGTCAACTGTTCCTGCGTTGACGGATAAACACTTCTATGTGTATACAAGTGCTGCTACGTTCAGTGCCGCGAATTTATTTGCATCAATAGTAAACGATCAAGAACTAGGCATGCTCATTGGAGAACAGTCAAGTGGTGGAGCGGCTGCTATTACGTATACGGTGCTACCGGATGGCGCCATTATAGTAAACTCTAGTAATTTACTCTTCACAAATAAAAAGGGTGAAGCCATAGAGGATGGTATACCTGTAGATGTGACCTATACGGAACCAATTCACTGGGAAGAATGGAGAGCGTTAAATATAGGTGATTAA
- a CDS encoding SHOCT domain-containing protein, translated as MKQNFTTQKYFILVALIFSILGPVVPFSDDLSMVTTIPGFDEGSDYNIWTVLAPLILFSTSILLALSYLLLTKGKALVSRILIILGLGPSGFMAYAMNLASDDLSDGSLGAGYYVNIVTIIILVLTAIFFNELRGKRDISTSSAHRKDKQKRINKAYHLSDDHKMFFIGLLIGCGVFAVITSFGDYFKLEARVFGEFSISLNDQDHGILLILLLLVLFISPILVYFTLNNEVQRMMLMIRNILIAGSLISVVILLIEIGMKYDSNRLFTNIDYNLKIKYGIAFYSHLLLIGLSGFTICIIESFKKEEITSSVNGHVQTETQVRNLSSSRLDKYAELEKLKELLDKDIITQEEFNQEKSKLLNG; from the coding sequence ATGAAACAAAATTTTACAACTCAAAAATACTTTATTTTAGTAGCACTGATTTTTTCAATATTGGGACCTGTTGTACCGTTTTCGGATGATTTATCGATGGTAACTACTATACCTGGCTTTGATGAGGGTAGTGATTATAATATCTGGACAGTTCTTGCACCACTGATCTTATTTTCAACATCAATTTTACTAGCGCTTTCTTACTTATTACTAACAAAAGGAAAAGCACTCGTATCACGTATATTGATTATTCTTGGATTAGGTCCTTCAGGATTTATGGCATACGCTATGAATCTAGCAAGTGACGATCTAAGTGATGGTTCTTTAGGTGCAGGCTACTATGTGAATATAGTGACGATAATTATCTTGGTATTGACAGCTATATTTTTTAATGAACTAAGGGGCAAAAGAGACATTTCAACAAGTTCAGCTCACCGTAAGGATAAACAAAAACGGATTAACAAAGCATACCATCTAAGTGACGATCACAAAATGTTCTTTATTGGTCTACTTATTGGATGTGGTGTATTCGCTGTAATTACGAGTTTTGGAGATTACTTCAAACTCGAAGCTCGTGTTTTCGGAGAATTTAGTATCTCACTAAACGATCAAGATCATGGAATTTTACTCATACTTCTACTTTTAGTGTTATTTATCTCACCTATACTCGTGTATTTTACTTTAAACAATGAGGTACAGCGCATGATGCTGATGATTAGAAATATACTTATAGCAGGTTCACTCATTAGTGTAGTCATTTTATTAATTGAGATTGGAATGAAGTATGATTCTAATCGATTATTCACGAACATTGACTATAACCTAAAAATAAAATATGGGATCGCGTTCTATTCACATTTATTATTAATTGGGTTATCCGGTTTCACAATTTGTATCATTGAATCATTTAAAAAAGAAGAGATTACTAGTTCTGTAAACGGGCACGTTCAAACTGAAACACAAGTCAGGAATTTGTCTAGTTCACGACTTGATAAATATGCCGAGTTAGAAAAATTAAAAGAGTTACTCGACAAAGACATCATTACTCAAGAAGAATTTAATCAGGAAAAATCAAAACTTTTGAATGGTTAA
- a CDS encoding multicopper oxidase domain-containing protein, translating into MERKPLVVQGDRVRAITRFKYPGVFMNHCHILEHEDAGMMDQFLAEED; encoded by the coding sequence ATTGAACGGAAACCACTAGTAGTACAAGGTGACCGTGTACGAGCCATTACTCGATTCAAATATCCAGGTGTCTTTATGAATCATTGCCATATACTTGAGCACGAAGATGCTGGAATGATGGATCAGTTTTTGGCCGAAGAAGATTAA
- a CDS encoding APC family permease: MSEYKKNSITLTGAVGLGTGVMISAGIFALLGQVAELGGKWFPLLFILGGIVTAFSAYSYIKLSNEYPSAGGIGMFLIKEYGKSTLAVSAALLMAFSMVINQSLVARTFGTYLLQLFDYSELNFLVPILGVGLLIFAFIVNILSNKFIQTFTFIVSLLKILGLTLFALIALYVVNFTFTPAEVTGEVSEPTVQRFIAAVALTILAFKGFTTITNSGSEIKNPHKNVGRAIMISILISLFVYMLLAWAVSSNLSLERIIEAKNYSLAEAARPALGDTGVWFTVVIAIIATVSGIIASVFAVSRMLAMLTKMDLIFHRHFNMPGTIQKHTLVYTVVLAIILTIFFDLTRIASMGAILYLVMDIIIHWGLFKHLRGKVKANRLVVMTAIILDAIVLTSFIWVKLVNDPLIVIVSIIFIFLVFIGERYFLSNRKETTPDKEHQHNH, encoded by the coding sequence ATGTCTGAATATAAAAAGAACAGTATCACATTAACTGGTGCTGTCGGATTAGGTACAGGTGTCATGATTAGTGCGGGAATCTTCGCACTTCTTGGACAAGTAGCGGAGTTAGGTGGTAAATGGTTTCCTTTACTATTTATATTAGGTGGAATTGTAACAGCATTTAGTGCGTATTCCTATATCAAATTAAGTAATGAATATCCATCAGCCGGTGGAATCGGTATGTTTTTAATTAAAGAATATGGTAAGAGTACGCTAGCAGTGTCTGCCGCCTTACTGATGGCCTTTTCAATGGTCATTAATCAAAGTCTAGTAGCCAGAACATTCGGTACTTATTTATTACAGTTATTTGACTATAGTGAACTCAATTTTCTTGTTCCTATTTTAGGTGTTGGACTCTTAATCTTTGCGTTTATTGTTAATATATTAAGCAACAAGTTTATTCAGACGTTTACATTTATTGTCTCTTTATTAAAAATTCTAGGTCTAACACTATTTGCACTGATCGCTCTCTATGTCGTTAACTTTACATTTACTCCCGCAGAAGTTACTGGTGAAGTGTCTGAACCTACTGTACAACGTTTTATTGCAGCAGTCGCGTTAACAATACTTGCGTTTAAGGGATTCACTACGATCACAAATAGTGGTTCTGAAATAAAAAATCCACACAAAAATGTTGGGCGAGCCATCATGATTTCTATTCTAATTAGTTTATTCGTCTATATGCTCCTAGCTTGGGCCGTTTCTAGTAACTTATCATTAGAACGTATTATCGAAGCAAAAAATTATTCATTAGCTGAAGCAGCACGGCCTGCACTTGGTGATACAGGCGTATGGTTTACGGTCGTGATCGCAATTATTGCAACCGTGTCTGGAATAATTGCGAGTGTGTTTGCTGTATCAAGAATGTTAGCAATGTTAACTAAGATGGATTTAATTTTCCATAGACATTTCAATATGCCGGGAACGATTCAAAAACATACACTTGTTTATACAGTTGTTCTAGCCATTATCCTTACGATTTTCTTTGACTTAACACGAATTGCATCAATGGGTGCTATTCTTTATCTAGTCATGGATATAATCATTCACTGGGGACTTTTCAAGCATTTAAGAGGAAAAGTAAAAGCGAATCGATTAGTCGTGATGACCGCTATTATTTTAGATGCTATTGTACTAACCTCATTCATATGGGTAAAACTCGTTAATGATCCATTGATCGTGATTGTATCCATTATCTTTATATTCCTAGTGTTTATAGGAGAACGCTATTTCCTATCGAATCGCAAAGAAACAACCCCTGACAAAGAACATCAGCATAATCATTAA
- a CDS encoding SHOCT domain-containing protein, with translation MMNWDENGYHMDGFMDGFGWYSIIFVLLLGLITYLIIKILSGNNNAKPSNTSALDELNKRFVNGELTEDEYIRKKNLINNDT, from the coding sequence ATGATGAACTGGGATGAAAATGGATATCACATGGACGGCTTTATGGATGGTTTTGGTTGGTATTCGATCATTTTTGTGCTTCTTCTTGGGTTAATCACCTACTTAATCATAAAAATATTGAGCGGTAATAACAATGCCAAGCCAAGTAACACTTCAGCTTTAGACGAATTGAATAAGAGATTTGTTAATGGCGAACTAACAGAAGATGAATACATAAGGAAGAAGAATCTTATTAATAATGATACATAA
- a CDS encoding (2Fe-2S)-binding protein, translating to MDCCDYKIYDRNKLDHCPHCNTAGEKVKDETVTSLIITDSVIHNDNSYYLCLSSDCDVAYFDNNNTIIPISKLKVPIWFKKNSTPKYMCYCSKVTEDEVIDAIFNKNCRTVKDIVDKTNAMNISNCIENSPTGKCCSRQINDLISKLIDC from the coding sequence TTGGATTGTTGTGATTATAAAATTTACGACAGAAATAAGCTAGACCACTGTCCGCACTGCAATACTGCAGGTGAAAAAGTAAAGGATGAAACAGTTACTTCATTGATAATTACAGATTCGGTGATCCATAATGACAATTCTTATTATCTATGTCTTTCATCTGATTGTGATGTAGCATATTTTGACAACAATAATACGATTATTCCTATATCAAAATTGAAGGTTCCAATCTGGTTTAAAAAGAATTCAACTCCTAAGTATATGTGTTATTGTAGTAAAGTTACTGAAGATGAAGTTATAGATGCTATTTTCAACAAAAATTGCCGCACTGTTAAAGATATTGTTGACAAAACAAATGCTATGAACATAAGTAATTGCATAGAAAATAGCCCTACAGGAAAATGTTGCAGTAGGCAAATAAATGATCTTATAAGTAAGTTGATTGATTGTTAA
- a CDS encoding SHOCT domain-containing protein, producing MYSDCFDGSHSIVGLIAMGLFWIIIIWMIVSIFIRTSKNNTIHNSGMHLLNQKFINGEISEDEYKSKKKNLMK from the coding sequence ATGTATTCTGATTGTTTTGATGGATCACATAGTATTGTCGGTTTAATTGCAATGGGACTATTTTGGATTATAATCATATGGATGATTGTTTCAATATTTATTAGAACAAGTAAAAATAATACAATACATAATAGTGGAATGCACTTGTTAAATCAAAAATTTATAAATGGTGAAATATCTGAAGATGAATATAAATCTAAAAAGAAGAACTTGATGAAATAA
- a CDS encoding heavy metal translocating P-type ATPase gives MSDSMKNVQKKTIQIEGMSCASCAQSIEKALNKTEGVHEAQVNFAAEKAYVQYDSSTVDESKLVEVVRGTGYDVKEEQEKTILKIGGMTCASCAATVEKALKRTSGVKEVSVNIASEKGTIKYDPSKLSIEELKEVVHKTGYEVLGIEGEDESQQNDHEDDDLKKVKDAKNKMWGSWLFTIPIIIWMIPKMIWGIAWPNHTIFDLGMIVLAIPPLFVYGRKTFITAYRAVSHGGANMDVLIAIGTGAAFLTGPAVFFTPIANYAGVAAMIMAFHLTGRYIEETAKGRASQAIKKLLELGAKTATILVDGEEKKISVEDVQPGDVMLIKPGEKIPTDGEIIEGKTSIDESMATGESMPVERTVGDEVIGATVNQNGLIKVKATKVGKDTFLSQVIKMVEEAQGTKVPIQEFADKITSIFVPAVLLIAAATFILWLVFPDQFQSIGEWANNYLPWVDPTLGTVTLAIFATVAVLVIACPCALGLATPTALMVGSGIGAENGVLIRKGEAIQTIKDVHTIVFDKTGTITKGKPEVTDLVTYGPGDKEGLLQLAASVESGSEHPLGVAIVNDAKDRGLKIKAVKDFTSVTGKGVKATIEGKEVLIGSRKLMSESGIDPSKLEDDMIRLEEEAKTAMLVATENRLLGIVAVADALKDDSIHAIRELKELGLETAMITGDNRRTAKAIAKKVGIDHVVAEVLPDGKVDEIKKLQNKFGTIAMVGDGINDAPALTQADVGIAIGTGTDIAIESSDITLVRGQLSAVIIAVKLSRATFRKIKQNLFWAFIYNIVAIPFAIAGLLHPVIAEIAMAISSISVVTNANMLRRVDIKPSYEINH, from the coding sequence ATGAGTGATTCAATGAAAAATGTTCAGAAGAAAACCATTCAGATTGAAGGAATGAGTTGTGCAAGTTGTGCTCAAAGTATTGAAAAGGCTTTGAACAAAACAGAGGGTGTTCATGAAGCACAAGTGAATTTTGCTGCAGAAAAAGCATATGTTCAATATGATTCATCTACAGTTGATGAATCGAAATTAGTAGAAGTAGTACGTGGAACTGGATATGATGTAAAAGAAGAACAGGAAAAAACGATACTCAAAATAGGTGGAATGACTTGTGCAAGTTGTGCTGCAACTGTTGAAAAGGCTTTAAAGAGAACAAGTGGTGTTAAAGAAGTAAGTGTCAATATAGCATCTGAAAAAGGTACTATTAAGTATGACCCATCTAAACTTTCTATTGAAGAGTTAAAAGAAGTTGTTCATAAAACTGGATATGAGGTTTTAGGCATTGAAGGGGAAGATGAATCTCAACAAAATGACCATGAAGATGATGATCTTAAAAAAGTTAAAGATGCTAAGAACAAGATGTGGGGGTCTTGGTTATTTACAATCCCAATAATAATCTGGATGATCCCGAAAATGATATGGGGAATAGCGTGGCCAAATCATACCATATTTGATTTAGGAATGATCGTATTAGCAATTCCACCATTATTTGTTTACGGTAGAAAAACGTTTATAACTGCATATCGAGCTGTTAGTCATGGTGGAGCCAATATGGATGTTTTAATTGCTATTGGTACAGGTGCTGCCTTTTTAACAGGACCAGCAGTGTTCTTTACACCGATTGCTAACTATGCAGGGGTAGCTGCAATGATTATGGCTTTTCATCTGACAGGTAGATATATTGAAGAAACTGCAAAAGGTAGGGCGTCGCAAGCAATAAAAAAATTATTAGAACTTGGAGCAAAAACAGCTACTATACTAGTAGATGGTGAGGAAAAGAAAATCTCTGTTGAAGATGTTCAACCAGGAGATGTTATGCTAATTAAGCCTGGTGAAAAGATTCCGACTGACGGTGAAATTATAGAAGGTAAAACATCAATTGATGAATCTATGGCTACAGGTGAATCAATGCCGGTTGAAAGAACTGTAGGCGATGAAGTAATTGGTGCAACTGTTAACCAGAATGGTCTAATTAAGGTAAAAGCTACAAAAGTTGGTAAAGATACCTTCTTATCTCAAGTGATTAAGATGGTCGAAGAAGCACAAGGCACTAAAGTTCCAATTCAAGAATTTGCTGATAAAATAACGAGCATCTTTGTTCCTGCAGTCCTTCTTATTGCAGCAGCAACATTTATATTATGGCTTGTTTTTCCTGATCAATTTCAAAGTATAGGAGAATGGGCGAATAATTATTTACCATGGGTTGATCCTACTTTAGGAACTGTTACACTAGCGATCTTTGCTACAGTTGCAGTACTAGTAATTGCTTGTCCCTGTGCATTAGGTTTAGCTACTCCAACAGCACTGATGGTTGGTAGTGGTATAGGTGCAGAAAATGGTGTTCTGATCCGAAAAGGTGAGGCAATTCAAACGATAAAAGATGTTCATACCATTGTATTTGATAAAACGGGGACAATTACTAAAGGTAAGCCAGAAGTTACAGATTTAGTTACCTATGGTCCTGGTGATAAAGAAGGACTTTTACAGTTAGCGGCTAGTGTTGAATCAGGTTCTGAACATCCTCTGGGTGTTGCAATTGTTAATGACGCCAAGGATAGAGGGTTAAAAATAAAAGCAGTGAAGGATTTTACGTCCGTAACAGGTAAAGGAGTTAAAGCAACAATAGAAGGAAAAGAAGTGTTAATTGGTAGTAGAAAATTAATGAGTGAGTCAGGTATTGATCCTAGTAAACTAGAGGATGATATGATCCGTCTAGAAGAAGAAGCTAAGACTGCCATGTTAGTAGCGACTGAGAATAGATTATTAGGAATTGTGGCTGTAGCAGATGCATTAAAAGATGACTCAATTCATGCAATCAGGGAACTTAAGGAATTAGGATTAGAAACAGCAATGATTACTGGTGATAATAGAAGAACAGCAAAAGCAATTGCAAAAAAGGTTGGAATCGATCATGTAGTGGCAGAAGTCTTACCAGATGGTAAAGTAGATGAAATTAAAAAACTTCAAAATAAATTCGGAACGATTGCAATGGTTGGTGATGGGATCAATGATGCACCTGCATTAACACAAGCAGATGTTGGTATTGCGATTGGTACAGGTACTGATATTGCAATCGAATCATCTGATATCACATTAGTTCGTGGACAATTATCAGCAGTTATAATAGCTGTAAAATTATCACGTGCAACATTTAGAAAGATCAAACAAAATCTATTTTGGGCATTTATCTATAATATAGTTGCAATTCCATTCGCGATTGCAGGACTACTTCATCCAGTGATTGCTGAAATAGCTATGGCCATAAGTTCAATCAGTGTTGTAACAAACGCAAATATGTTACGTAGAGTTGACATAAAACCAAGTTATGAAATTAATCATTAA